DNA sequence from the Lagenorhynchus albirostris chromosome 5, mLagAlb1.1, whole genome shotgun sequence genome:
TGGGAAGAAACGGTGCAGAAGCAGGAGTGGGAAACTGGATAAAATTTCTGGGCTTTTTGTAGTCTGTGTAATGTGGGGAAAATGGGCAGGGAAAGAAGCATCCTCAGGTGAGTGTCAACTTTTACTGAACTCTAAGAAGTGGAGGCAACGTTCAGTGAAGAGATTCAAGGAGAGAAGCACTCTAGAGGAACTGGAGGAAAGATTAGGAGTGAGGGGAACTGTGTGTTGCCAGTTTGGCAGGGGGGAAGAGTGGTAGGCttactcagagaaacagagaagtgTGGGGATCTGGGAGTATATAGGATAAAAGGCATTTATGGCAGCAATGAAGGAACAAGAGCAGGCCTGAGTGGTGTAAAGTTCTAAATAGAATATTGCCGAAATGCTAGAATTTTAATACCCTTGGCAACAATATTTTTCACTGCAAATATCACCAAGTTGTGAGCCTAGGCTGTATGATTGTTTTTTTAAGGGCCTGTCATTTCAGCTCATTGagtgcctctctcccctcccccagccccattcTGTGATAATATATGCCACGATAGCAAACTTGTTTTTCCCTCAGAGCACCATTAacaaaaatcactgaaaaaaacAGTCCTCCCTGACTAATTCAAGAAGTAGAAAAATTGAGTTCACATCTTTGCAGGTAGACCCACATAACTCCTTAAGCTGTGGAGTTTTGAGAAGTAatagctttttttccttctcatttttcatgaCAACATCCATTGATTTATACTGGGTATATTGGGTGACATGTATGATTGCAACAGTAAGAGAGTGAAGTTGCAAATATTTGACAATTATTAAGATGTAAAATAGCAAGAAAATTTTACTGAAGCAAATGATCAGGACTTGTGCTGTGAGGAGACCAAACCTTGAAGTAATAAAAAATGACATCAAACAGAACAAAGTAGAACAATGAGCCTGAATGCATAAAGTCCACTTTTCCTATTATTGATTTTGCTGATCCCATGTCCTCTAGTTCATAGTGCCGTCATGAGCATTatgttttatatcatttattagagtacatttttaaaggataacaATCTTTTAATTACACTTAAATGTCTCTAAGGATAGGTTTAATATTTATGCTTTTTTAATcaatagaaaaacattttgatTATATCTTTGGAAACATATTTGTCAAGCTCAACAAACAGCTGAAATCACGTGGCTTTCTAATAGACTCCTTTGAGAAAGTGCTTTACCTTACAGAATTATAAGCCAGGAAGTACTATGGCATTAAGTTAATGCAAAGCATTGTGATTCATCCAGTAAAACACATGGCTCTGAATTTCATAGGTTTCGTATATGTAACTACATCCTCCTTCATCCTCATAGAAGTGATCCCTGCATTGCTCATGAACTTCAACGCTACTAAATGTGTGCCAGTTGATCAGTGGTGGCCCCAATTTTATCCTATATGGACTTACCCTGATCTTAAGCAATCACCCTTCTACCATCTCCCATTCCTCTCCATGCTTGGAAAGGTGCTTGCTCCCTCTTCTGGTCTAACTTTGCTAGGAAAGGTGTTGACAAAGGAGGACACATGCTTTGTCATTCCACATTTTGAACTGACCTTCCTGCTGGAAATGCCTGAAATCATACTCCTGGCAACATTTAACCCCAAGATTCATGTTGTCATCAGATAGGACAGGTCATGGTAGAATGTAGTCCTAATCAATCCTGGCGGGAATTGGACCTACCCTGAACCTCTCCCATTCCAATCCCAGACAAATGAATCTTAGGTTTCCCAGTAGCTCTTCAGGCAGAACACAAGACCTGTGTAGACAATCGACTGACCCACCCAACTTTAGGCAAATGTGATTATCATGTGCTAAACATTAGACATGAAAGTAACAATTTATCTTGGACCTATGAGTTCATCATCAACAGGAGTTAACCCATTTTGTGATGATGGAAGTGTCTAAACCCCCCCCTCTCAGGGAGTATGGAACCCTGATGTTACCTGGCTCATTTGCCGAGATCCAACAAGACTTCACAGCCAAACTAATTAAGACCATGCAAAACCTCAGAACTATTTATTCTTAGTTACCACTCGCTAAGTTTTTAAGTGATCAAAGCAAAATTCTCAGCACCTGAATGTCTTCCTGGTACCTTCTACTGGATTTGTAATTGTGTTTAATTTGATTAAAGTCAGTAGGTAACTTGAACACTATTAGCAATCATATTAAAAGATGCTAAGTTGTTACCtgttttcccctgctgctttcatTTGGTAACTTAATGGTTCTAGATCTTGCTCCTGGTGGCTTATAGGCTATTTCATTTGCTaccatccctctcccctttttcATTAGACTCTTCAAGAATTTCAGAGTTCTGAGGTACCCAGCGCAATATTACTAAGCTCTTGATAAATATTGTCTGTTGAGGAGGatgatgtttacatttttaatctcCCCAGAATTCAGAATTTTGCCTTGgccaatattttgaattttagggCTTAGATTAGGCTAACAATGTCTTAATGGGGTTTTTGATCAGGACCCTTCATATTCCATTTGAAGCagagaataaaaactaaattcCCTCTACCTGGTacattttggcaaaaaaaaaaaaaaaaaggttggccTGGGAGGGCCATTTTGCCAATAAATATAGGTTATTATCTTATTAGGCAACCATTAACACTGAAGGAAACATTAGAATATGCATGCATTTCACTTTAAATTCAGGATTTAAAatcagccccccccccccgttttGATGACTCATAGTTTATTTGAAGGTGCCTTTTGAGAATTTGTTTCTGTAGCCCTTTCTAGGGCACCATGTAGATCCTCCTATAAATAGCAGcacctcttctctccttcccctagATGGAAGCAGGCAGTCTGGTTTTCATCCAGCCATTCTCAGGGGGTTCATTTTTCAGTCCCAAGTGGATGACCAAATAGGTAATCTCAGGAGATTTGGGGGGAACAATTTCAAGGGGAAAATGTAATGAGTTTTCCTTGTCATGGAATGGAATTTCGTCAGTGCCAGGCTAGCCCCAGCTCACAGGAAGTTTATGATTATGGAGAGGTCCATACTTCAGCAGCAGGACACTGACCAAGAAGGTGAGTCAGCTTCCAAGGCCTTCGGGATTGATTGGCTGGGAAAGCTCAGAGTAGGGAATATCTCCAGACAGTTGTCacacacactgtgtgtgtgtgatgacatGTGGAtgatatccacacacacacacttctgaagATGATGCTACAAATGAAAGATGTCAGAGTCTAAGGAACATGGCAGTCATTTAATCAATCTACATAGGTGCCTCAAGTTGAACTCACTTGTTATTATGGAAATGGTGGCTTCTCAGTCTAtcctcaaataaaaatatatcctcTAAGtgttacaaaaattttaaataatcataaaatagtttaaatatttcattacttGGCTCAGAGTTCTGATGGTGAAGCAAAGTGcagttccctccctctctcacatCCTAACTGGAACATGGTCTTTATCAAAATGTAGACACCACAGTGTACTGATATTGACATAAAGCCTGTCTGCCACATTTTCTGATAAGGCAGAAATGTACTTTTCAAATCTCCTAAACACGGCTTTCCTCATCTGGCACCACTATATTCCTTCACCTTTCTTGCCTAGGGGAAAAATGCTATACCTTAGGACTTTTCTTACGGGTTTACATCTCCTTGGCTGTTGGTCCAATGTCTGCTCACCCAATGCAAAAACCACTGACCAAAGGCCTATTAACTGCTCCCCTTGCTCACTCAGTGCCCTCTGAGAGCAGAACTCGTCAGCTGGCTTGCCATTTATCTGTCACAGACACTGGCTTAAAAGGTATAGGACAAGATTTCAAAACTCTCTGTAAGGCTTCtcaggggagaagggagagaggaatatGTATCTGTTGCAGGACATCAGCTTCCAGTTTCTCACTGGAGGAAGTAACTTCAGTTCAGCCCCTACCCAGCCCATTGCCAGCCTTGGTTGTGAGGTCTGCCCAGAGGTACTGCTAGGTCTTAGAGAAATGTCTGCAGCGATTGAGCTTCTGGACAGAGTTCAGCCAGCCTTGAACCTGAGAAGAGGTGCATAGAGCTAAAAATAGGTCctatctttctttgtttctcaaaCAAGATAGTTGTCTTAGAAGGTTTGAAAGTGTTGATACCATGATGGGTTTTGCATTGAGAAGGGCTCCTGTGAAGCCCTTTTTGGAAGAGCACCAAAAATCTGCCAGCAGGTTATGTtaattctccttcctctctccagctGAAAAGGAAAGAACCATTTGAAGTtccaaataactgaaataaaatcagATTGGTTTATTGCTTCTGCTTGCATATAGACAGGAGAAGAGCAAATTTGAGTGCCTGGGGTGGGTGCTGGATGAAGGGAATTatggaagggggaggggtgtctCAAATCTGCTCTTGACCaatggagggggagggaggaaggaaggtacCCACTGgctaaaatgaaatacattttcaagAAGGGCAGCTCTCACCAAGCGGGAGTGATGGCCACCCTGCAAGGGTTCTTCCCGCTCCTCCTAGGGCTCCCCGCTTATCCTCTCTGGTACTCTGGTCCCAGCCTAGTGTGGAAGGAGAGTGAAACTGAGCTAGAGGTGTTTTCTGTGAAAGTCCCACcaatttattaaacacttaacgTTTGGAGGGTAGTTCTGCCTATGTGTGAGGCTTTCCTTTTTGATGACAATCTGTTCGTGAACTCTGATATTGGAAGGAGAGCAGATCACTATCTCATACTAAATGAAGATTTAGCACATTTCACTGAGGTAACCCTCAGCTCAGCCCCCACCCTGCCCGACTACTGGATTTATAAATCACAGGGCAGGATCATGGCAGCTGGAGTCCCAAATTAATAAAAGCCAGAGCCGGAAAGTCTTCTTGGATTGTGCCAGTCTCAGAGTTTGCTCTTGAGTATAGAGTCTGATTTTCTATGCTGGTATATGGAGCCATCTGGGATAGATCTGCAGGGATTCCAGGGAAAGCACGGCTATATTCACCCACCTGGATGTCTAAGTGTACGTTAGTTTGCATTTCCAAACCTGCTTCTACTCTGGATAGTACACTTTTACAAAGCTTATCAGAAAACTGGTCTAAAAGAACACATGCTTTAAAGAGCATTAAAAAGCATGAAGTAAATAGGAGGCCTTCAAACCTCAATAGCAACATTTTCCAACACAGGCAaaggatttctctttctttcaaaagACATCACATCCAGCTCTCAACAGTACTAGATAATGGCAATGGGGGAGTGATGCAACTTATAGCCCCAAATATCACTGGAGGCCAGCATTTCATCCTTTCCCCTAACCTGACTTTTCCCTGCCTGCTCAAATAGGCTTATTTAAATGTCATCTCTTGGTCCTTCCCTTGACCTCTCTCCTGGCAAATGGCCTACTTAATAAATGGTCAAAAGgctgaagaaagagaagaggccAAAATAAGCCCGAACTTGGATAACCTCTGCCTGGAATAAAGGCAAGTTGCCGCTGTAATAACTTCCAGATGAATCATGACATTTTCTCAGACACCAGCAGATGAACTGATGTCATTCTATTTGCCTCCCATTTCTGCCATCCAGAATCACTGATCTCCGCTGGGGCTGGTAAAAACAGCTTGTTGAGGTCTCCAGTCTCTGGCCATTCTTAGGGATGGTCATTTTATTCCTAAGTGTAACCCCTTCTGGTGTGACCCATGTGTTTTCTGCCAACTCCCCACAAAGAAGGCCAGGGGAAATTGTCTGGGTGGGACTTCTGATAGGGGACAGCAGGACCTTGGAATCTGTCACTGTAGATGAGGGGGGTGGGTGGTCCATGATGGGAAAAGGAGGACTGAATAAGATTAGGCTCTGAGGTCTTCCTGGTCTTGACCTGTGGAAAGGCTTAGAACCCCCTGATGGTCGCTCTATTTTTGAAGAAAGAAGGTTGTCCCCAGATGGCTCTGTCTCTGATGTGCGCTTTCTACATTGCACTACTGCATCCTGAGTGGAGAGCAGGTTAACTAACCCTGGTTCTGGAGAAAGGGTGGATCCCTCGCACATGTGAGATGCAGTGGCATCCACTGGCAAGGACTCAATGGCTCCTGTATCTTGCTTTGGTTTCTCTTCCTTTGGGCTTtccaaggaggagagagaagcatCTTGGGCAAGTTTCTGAGAGGTTCCACCAGTTGAGCCGGGTTCCTCTTGGTTCCTCTCCAGGGGCTGAGCCCCACTCTCCTCTGAGCTCtgagagggcaggggctgtgggatCTGGGTGTACTGAATCTTGGGTGGAATGACTGGGACTGCCCTGGCCTGGCACATTTTGACCATGAAGGAGGTTCTCACAGCTGACACACTCACAGGAGCTGAGTTACGGCGGCCCGTCAGGGCATGAGCAACAATGTCCAGGTCCTGAGAGTCCTGGGAGTAAACCCTCCAGGGGTCTACTTTACAGTGAGATGAGGTCATCCATGTGATCTTTGGGTCTCCTGGCTCAGAGAGCTGCATTCCAGGTGAACCAAATGAGGCCACATTCTCAAACCGGAAGAGGTCAGTGATGGGAATGGCAGAGTCCAAGTTGAGAGAAGAAGGCCTATTTTTCCCCTTTAGGGGCCCACATTCAGTGCTCTTCAGCTGTAACTTTGGGGGATGCTCTCCAGGTGAGGTGCTGTCTTGCACACCCGGTGAATTCTCCTTGCTGTTTTCTGGCCCAGGATCACTACCTTGCTCAATTTGAGGGTTGTGTGGCCCCAGGTGTGTCCCCAGTTCCTTTCCCTCTGCTAGACTGACAGGGCTGGATTCTGCTGATTTGGGCTGCAAACCACCTGGTCCCTTCTGGTTGTGAGGAACCTCTGTCCTTTTCAGGCCAGAGAACTCTTGAAAGGACCTCATGGCTTTCTCATCCCATCCAGTAATCTCGCTCCTGGGTGCCAAGGGCTGCAGAGGGTTGGAATTCCTCTCTGCTTCAAGATTAGCACAGCTGCTGGAGGAGGAACCCTCAAGAGTCCACTGGCTCTTAACCGTGGTTTTGCCATCTAGAGAATGGCTCTGGCGAAGGCTGGGCCTGTGGGAAAGCCTCTTCTCCAACCGGTGGCCCTGGGGGCCCTGCATCTGGGCCTCTTGTACATCTTTAAGGGTGGGTGAGTGCAGGGGACTTGTCACCCACTGGGGCTCCTCCCAGGGCTCCACCATCTCCAGACCATGCTGGGCAATGTCTGTCACAGTGTCATCTTCATCACAGTCTGAGGGCTCCTGTACTAAGTGGGCTGCATCCTCCTCTCCTTGTGGAGAAATCTCAACCTCCCTGGTTGAGCTTGGAAAGCTAGAGCCTTTGCCCTCAGAAGCAGCATTctttgaattttgcttttcacTTTGTTCTGAAGAGGCCTCCTCTCCCTGACAAAGACTGGGAATCCCAGGGCTGCCTTTGGACTTCAGCTGATCTATATACGGGTTTGTTCTCAAATTCCCAGATGAGTCTTCTCTCTCAGGGGCACCCTTCAATAGCTGGACTGGAGGCGCCTCCTCCAAAGGagttggaggaggaggagaaacaggCAGGAGCAGAGGAGACAGATTCCCTGGGCCCCCCACCTCCGCTGCTGCTTGTGGAGGAGACTTCTCAAATGGAACCATTTCCAGAGGAGTCAGGCTGGCAGGGTCTGGGCGCTGGCCCTTTTCAGGCTCGGATCTATGGAGGATGCTGGTTGTCTCCGGCTTCTCTCTATTGGCTGCTGCGGAAGTGCCCTGTGTGCTCTGATTGGTTGGATCCTTAGTCCACTCCTCCAGAGGGGCGGAAACTGGAGCTGGGGCGGAGCCACAAGGCAGGCTCCCAGGAGGCTCCGGGGAAGCAAAAGGCCCTGGACTAGACTCAAGAATAGGCTGAGTCGCGCCGGTCTTTAGAGCAGGTGGGGGCAAGGAGGAGAGTTCCTCCTCAGATTCAATAATTTTCAGCTCTTGTTGAATCTCAGGCCAGATCAGGGCGTTGGCCAGATCATCTTCATCCTGAAAAACATCAAGAAACTGATTACTTAGAACCAAAGACTCTCTCGGCGCGGACATCcgcactgtttcccagggagcgTCTAGGGACTGGAG
Encoded proteins:
- the ARHGAP31 gene encoding rho GTPase-activating protein 31, translated to MKNKGAKQKLKRKGAASAFGCDLTEYLESSGQDVPYVLKSCAEFIETHGIVDGIYRLSGVTSNIQRLRQEFGSDQCPDLTREVYLQDIHCVGSLCKLYFRELPNPLLTYELYEKFTEAVSHCPEEGQLARIQNVIQELPPSHYRTLEYLIRHLAHIASFSSKTNMHARNLALVWAPNLLRSKEIEATGCNGDAAFLAVRVQQVVIEFILNHVDQIFNNGAPGSLENDENRPIMKSLTLPALSLPMKLVSLEEAQARSLATNHPARKERRENSLPEIVPPMGTLFHTVLELPDNKRKLSSKSKKWKSIFNLGRSGSDSKSKLSRNGSVFVRGQRLSVEKATIRPAKSMDSLCSVPVEGKETKGNFSRTVTTGGFFIPAAKMHSTSTGSSCDLSKQEGEWGQEGMPAGAEGGFDVSSDRSQLQGAQARAPPEQLKVFRPIEDPESEQTAPKMLGMFYTSNDSPSKSVFTSSLFQMEPSPRHQRKALNISKPFAVSVPLRVSAVISTNSTPCRTPPKELQSLSSLEEFSLQGSESGDWPEEKPLGVETSTASVPKKAALENIKPGPDAVRALECSKGLPQEPGGQPEKKTSEHSLGSRHSSELEKKLDAEKAVEEGGETGQVESSALQESPGARGEAVFLHEMDEDDLANALIWPEIQQELKIIESEEELSSLPPPALKTGATQPILESSPGPFASPEPPGSLPCGSAPAPVSAPLEEWTKDPTNQSTQGTSAAANREKPETTSILHRSEPEKGQRPDPASLTPLEMVPFEKSPPQAAAEVGGPGNLSPLLLPVSPPPPTPLEEAPPVQLLKGAPEREDSSGNLRTNPYIDQLKSKGSPGIPSLCQGEEASSEQSEKQNSKNAASEGKGSSFPSSTREVEISPQGEEDAAHLVQEPSDCDEDDTVTDIAQHGLEMVEPWEEPQWVTSPLHSPTLKDVQEAQMQGPQGHRLEKRLSHRPSLRQSHSLDGKTTVKSQWTLEGSSSSSCANLEAERNSNPLQPLAPRSEITGWDEKAMRSFQEFSGLKRTEVPHNQKGPGGLQPKSAESSPVSLAEGKELGTHLGPHNPQIEQGSDPGPENSKENSPGVQDSTSPGEHPPKLQLKSTECGPLKGKNRPSSLNLDSAIPITDLFRFENVASFGSPGMQLSEPGDPKITWMTSSHCKVDPWRVYSQDSQDLDIVAHALTGRRNSAPVSVSAVRTSFMVKMCQARAVPVIPPKIQYTQIPQPLPSQSSEESGAQPLERNQEEPGSTGGTSQKLAQDASLSSLESPKEEKPKQDTGAIESLPVDATASHMCEGSTLSPEPGLVNLLSTQDAVVQCRKRTSETEPSGDNLLSSKIERPSGGSKPFHRSRPGRPQSLILFSPPFPIMDHPPPSSTVTDSKVLLSPIRSPTQTISPGLLCGELAENTWVTPEGVTLRNKMTIPKNGQRLETSTSCFYQPQRRSVILDGRNGRQIE